One genomic segment of Rivularia sp. PCC 7116 includes these proteins:
- a CDS encoding NAD(P)/FAD-dependent oxidoreductase — protein sequence MKIAENARQVLIIGGGPAGLATALILAKRGFLNITVLEKRPSANYYEPDKSFNYLIDGRGQKLIDYIEITDKLVQNGVSSTDFYLTKIESNGNRKTLKLPIVDPNRKAAFWITRQTFVGLLYEEIQNNWQNCINIVFNSKCIQIEKNTDGEDKLEKIQVTAEIDNSQNQQFQPFLLVGCDGINSIVRNTLKKWDDSPSSKFEMKYFPSPSSGLKYKILTLPPKFPLDENGEELSNSEMAYAIRSKLKDKSNKISLGLLPVKNTDEVRSANIITKPNHNIWKLKDGKEMHYFLNKSFPQLPMQKIVSLQEAERFAASGGGEFPIPQYCNRFYSKLSDEAFIVLLGDAIHSFPPDLGQGVNSALEDVCTLNEALEKSKNNLSEALPLYESARLPDTKALIRLMQVGYPWQYNQAPLRKKLWSVNFLLRLALSKLLPFAFSPPAFFLVQNHQLSYSEILAKAERTTRILHIIIIGIVLGLLSSSLV from the coding sequence ATGAAAATAGCTGAAAACGCTCGACAAGTATTAATTATTGGAGGTGGCCCCGCAGGGCTAGCGACAGCATTAATTTTAGCTAAACGCGGCTTTCTAAATATTACGGTATTAGAAAAACGTCCTTCTGCTAATTATTACGAACCCGATAAATCATTTAATTATTTAATTGATGGTCGCGGTCAAAAATTGATAGATTATATTGAAATTACCGATAAACTTGTTCAAAACGGAGTTTCCAGCACGGATTTCTATTTAACTAAAATTGAATCAAATGGAAACAGGAAAACATTAAAATTACCAATTGTAGATCCAAACAGAAAAGCTGCTTTTTGGATAACTCGTCAAACGTTTGTCGGTTTGTTATATGAAGAAATTCAAAATAATTGGCAGAATTGTATAAATATAGTTTTTAATTCAAAATGTATTCAGATCGAGAAAAATACTGACGGTGAAGATAAACTCGAAAAAATTCAAGTTACTGCTGAAATTGATAACAGTCAAAATCAGCAATTTCAACCTTTTCTATTAGTAGGTTGCGATGGAATTAACTCAATTGTCCGAAATACTTTAAAAAAATGGGACGATTCACCATCAAGCAAATTTGAAATGAAATATTTTCCTTCACCAAGTTCCGGATTAAAATACAAAATATTAACTTTACCGCCAAAATTTCCTTTAGATGAAAACGGCGAAGAATTAAGCAATAGCGAAATGGCGTATGCTATTCGTAGCAAGTTAAAAGATAAAAGTAATAAAATCTCTTTGGGATTGTTACCTGTAAAAAATACAGATGAGGTTCGTAGCGCCAATATTATTACTAAACCAAACCATAATATTTGGAAGTTAAAAGATGGTAAGGAAATGCATTATTTTTTGAATAAATCATTTCCACAATTACCCATGCAGAAAATAGTTTCTCTACAAGAAGCCGAAAGATTTGCTGCTAGTGGAGGTGGAGAATTTCCTATTCCCCAATACTGTAATAGATTCTACTCAAAATTAAGCGACGAAGCATTTATAGTTCTGCTTGGAGATGCAATTCATAGCTTTCCACCAGATTTAGGGCAAGGTGTAAACTCAGCACTAGAAGACGTGTGTACCCTTAACGAAGCCTTGGAAAAAAGCAAAAATAATCTTTCTGAAGCTTTACCCTTGTATGAATCAGCAAGACTTCCCGACACAAAAGCTTTAATACGATTGATGCAAGTCGGTTATCCTTGGCAATATAATCAAGCCCCGCTACGCAAAAAGCTGTGGAGTGTTAATTTCTTACTGCGACTTGCATTAAGTAAACTACTACCTTTTGCATTTAGCCCACCAGCATTTTTTCTAGTTCAAAATCATCAGCTTTCTTACAGCGAAATATTGGCGAAAGCCGAACGAACAACTCGAATACTGCATATAATTATTATCGGGATTGTATTGGGGCTATTAAGCAGTAGTTTGGTTTAG
- a CDS encoding HEAT repeat domain-containing protein, which yields MSKKKLAKFWLGLEASVLCMGLILVPCGKALTQEDSNNTEIKQYLQILSNSSQRKRFNFRLKKIIDSENVEQLFIHLKDKDPQVRAGVAAALGSFPEKAEVVVPKLISALKDENSVVRANAAYALARIGSKAKLAFPELLKALEDNNPEVRANSVDALGRMKSEVASYIPNLVKALKDSDEQVRSYAAYALGGIGKEAVSAIPNLTKALKDDYFKVRSRAVQSLGRMGSPAKSSVPEIIRLLNDENAKVRSDAITALIAIDSDDASIVPVLAETLNDANLEIRVKAAIALGDMGIKAADAVPELTKVLQNKEPLLRDKAAQALGEIGSESAVKPLAKALEDREAWVRRKASHALGKIGVKAAPAFTKLSEALKDKDERVSSAAADAWGKIAEDYQDKVTKLSNKELETAISSLKSVLKIVEDPAANFKGKQLAPIRRSLFTIQTEKDSRILTVALEWIGKNPWFAVIAIYLIFFPSLWTTLLWIRPLWLLKTNNILQPLSNLQLPEALGGWTISIPSLIFLKPFAYRSRVLDAWVETHIKAAQETFAEKKSVSACLDRIPIAVILDGKTINNLSAEDLQSSFDKKLTNILIWAEGGAGKTSLACQIAQMAMSDDIKERPCKHRMLPIIIEQELDFDVAEGEHPFTETVAGQLQILIGESQAIPQELVEKLLRQRKILVIIDRLSEMSEATRKQIRPASPGFPANALIVTSRLEESLDNVPKTTIKPLRVAGNQLSSFMEAYLYQRGKRHLFNDAEYFDACKRLSLMVGKRNITVLLAKLYAEQMISRADKEQEQFVDDLPLSIPDLMLSYLNELNRDAADIQLDNRTIQKVAKVIAWECLKYSYRPSPAKLDEVLEALGDSDSTNTYLQHLEKRLRVIQISEPGRDKVRFAIEPLAEYLAALHLVDTYQQDNHKWIEFINKAKSVSDLDAIQGFLLAVQDCCATNSEEVPSFVVTALSEFTGVMLEVNTQSLITSIL from the coding sequence ATGAGCAAAAAAAAGCTGGCAAAATTTTGGCTGGGGTTGGAAGCTTCAGTGTTGTGCATGGGATTGATTTTAGTACCCTGTGGAAAAGCTTTAACCCAGGAAGACAGCAACAACACGGAAATAAAGCAGTATTTACAGATTTTAAGTAATTCTTCGCAACGAAAACGATTCAATTTTCGTTTAAAGAAAATCATCGATTCGGAAAATGTAGAACAGCTTTTTATACATTTGAAAGATAAAGATCCTCAAGTTCGGGCTGGTGTAGCTGCTGCATTAGGAAGCTTTCCAGAAAAAGCTGAAGTGGTAGTTCCTAAATTAATTTCTGCTTTAAAAGATGAAAATTCTGTAGTTCGTGCAAATGCAGCTTATGCTTTAGCACGTATTGGTTCAAAAGCCAAATTAGCTTTTCCCGAGCTACTTAAAGCTTTAGAGGATAATAACCCAGAAGTAAGAGCTAATTCAGTGGATGCTTTGGGGCGTATGAAGTCTGAAGTTGCTTCCTATATTCCAAATTTAGTTAAAGCCCTCAAAGATAGCGATGAACAGGTACGTTCTTATGCTGCTTATGCTTTAGGGGGCATAGGTAAAGAAGCAGTTTCAGCAATTCCTAATCTCACTAAAGCTCTAAAAGACGACTACTTTAAGGTTCGTTCCCGTGCGGTTCAGTCTTTAGGGCGTATGGGTTCGCCAGCAAAATCTTCGGTTCCCGAAATTATCAGACTCCTGAACGATGAAAATGCCAAAGTTCGCTCTGATGCGATTACAGCTTTGATAGCGATAGACTCTGACGATGCATCAATCGTACCCGTACTTGCAGAAACTCTCAACGATGCCAACTTAGAAATTCGCGTCAAAGCAGCTATTGCCTTGGGAGATATGGGAATTAAAGCAGCAGATGCAGTACCAGAACTTACCAAAGTCTTACAAAATAAAGAACCGCTGTTGCGCGATAAAGCTGCTCAAGCTTTGGGAGAAATTGGCTCGGAATCAGCTGTAAAACCGCTTGCTAAAGCTTTGGAAGATAGAGAAGCATGGGTTCGCAGAAAAGCCAGTCATGCATTAGGTAAAATTGGTGTTAAAGCAGCACCAGCTTTTACAAAGCTTAGCGAAGCATTAAAAGATAAAGATGAAAGAGTAAGTTCTGCTGCTGCAGATGCTTGGGGAAAGATAGCAGAAGATTATCAAGATAAAGTCACAAAGTTATCTAATAAAGAATTAGAAACAGCAATTTCTAGTTTGAAATCAGTTTTAAAAATTGTAGAAGATCCCGCTGCTAATTTTAAGGGAAAACAGCTAGCTCCCATACGGCGATCGCTGTTTACTATCCAAACTGAAAAAGATTCCCGAATTTTAACTGTTGCTTTGGAATGGATTGGGAAAAACCCCTGGTTTGCTGTAATTGCCATCTATTTAATATTTTTCCCTTCTCTATGGACAACTTTATTATGGATACGTCCTTTATGGTTGCTCAAAACTAATAATATTCTGCAACCTTTGAGTAATTTACAATTGCCAGAAGCTCTTGGTGGTTGGACAATATCGATTCCTAGCTTAATATTTCTAAAACCATTTGCATATCGTTCGCGAGTGCTTGATGCTTGGGTAGAAACGCATATTAAAGCAGCCCAAGAAACTTTTGCTGAGAAAAAAAGTGTCAGCGCTTGTCTAGATAGAATTCCGATTGCGGTAATTCTTGATGGTAAGACTATAAATAATCTTTCTGCTGAGGATTTACAGTCAAGTTTTGATAAGAAATTAACTAATATTTTAATTTGGGCTGAAGGTGGTGCAGGTAAAACAAGTTTAGCTTGTCAAATCGCCCAAATGGCTATGTCGGATGATATTAAAGAGCGTCCTTGTAAACATAGAATGCTACCCATAATCATCGAACAAGAATTAGATTTTGATGTTGCAGAAGGAGAACATCCTTTCACCGAAACAGTTGCAGGGCAATTACAAATATTAATCGGCGAATCCCAAGCAATTCCTCAAGAGTTAGTCGAAAAATTACTACGTCAAAGAAAAATTTTAGTTATTATCGATCGCCTTTCAGAAATGAGTGAAGCGACTAGAAAACAAATTCGTCCAGCTTCGCCGGGATTTCCTGCAAATGCTTTGATTGTTACTTCTAGATTGGAGGAATCTCTTGATAATGTTCCTAAAACTACGATTAAACCTTTAAGAGTCGCAGGAAATCAGCTTTCATCATTTATGGAAGCTTATTTATATCAGCGAGGTAAGCGTCATTTATTTAACGATGCTGAATATTTTGATGCTTGTAAGCGTTTATCTTTAATGGTAGGAAAGCGGAATATTACGGTGTTATTGGCAAAACTTTACGCCGAACAAATGATATCTCGCGCCGATAAAGAGCAAGAACAATTTGTTGACGATTTACCGTTGAGTATTCCCGATTTAATGCTTTCATATCTCAACGAATTGAATAGAGATGCAGCAGATATTCAATTAGATAATCGGACTATTCAAAAAGTTGCTAAAGTTATCGCTTGGGAATGTTTAAAGTATAGTTACCGACCCAGCCCTGCTAAATTAGATGAGGTTTTAGAAGCCCTTGGAGATAGTGATAGTACCAATACTTATTTACAGCATTTAGAGAAAAGGTTGCGAGTTATTCAAATCAGCGAACCTGGTAGAGATAAAGTTCGTTTTGCTATCGAACCTTTAGCAGAATATTTAGCTGCTTTACATTTAGTTGATACTTATCAGCAGGATAACCATAAATGGATAGAGTTTATTAACAAAGCTAAATCTGTGTCCGATTTAGATGCAATTCAAGGTTTTTTGTTAGCAGTACAAGATTGTTGTGCGACTAATTCGGAAGAAGTGCCTAGTTTTGTTGTGACTGCGCTATCCGAGTTTACAGGTGTGATGTTAGAAGTAAATACGCAAAGCTTAATTACGTCGATACTGTAA
- a CDS encoding HEAT repeat domain-containing protein — protein MNKIKLNIFFNIFGIFIFSTGLSLANINKAWGEEISDSILQKYGENVNEIEDYRLSKFNLENTTTQNIDPVVEKLTSSNAKVRAGAANILSSVDRKSVIPALIKALQDENKQVRSNAALSLGEIEKSNPSPSIVTALSKALKDENATVRYSAAYALGKVAKGGYRAYKKIYQAVPALIQVLQDENAQVRSRAALVLNQIKEIEKPILQKQAKAVAKEIPALNQALSHKDAQVRRYAAKALEIAGKEAASSVQPLIKVLRDKNSQVRSSAAKALGNIADKAAVEPLIEALEDKNSQVRSSAAQALGSLADKAAVESLIEALEDKNSQVRSSAAQALGLIADKAAVKPLIQALKDEEKEVRSSAAEALGLIKDKAAVKPLIKALEDEESGVRLTTNIALGRMGKTAAPAVPEIIRTLKDTDSIVRSNAAEMLSYVGKDYRNQAEKLSHQELETGIATLETALKALEAIKEKFEDEQESLKADLTTLKKEKDSRLTSRIFEWMVKHPWFAATIIYLIFFPLLWSSLLLIRPLWLLKLNQKLQPLSNLQLPEALGGWTISIPGIIFLQPFTYHPRVLDAWVATNIKVARDNFSVKKTVSNRAEHISLPVVVDKKTIANFSGNDLKACFDKKLTNILIHAEGGSGKTSLACQLAKWGMSDDINIRPSKHRMLPILIEQELDIDGEGNQAFIQEICGQLQVLIGESEVIPTKLVENLLRQRRILVIIDHFSEMSFSTRKQIRPASPNFPANALIVTSRLEESLDNVPKTTLKPLRVSGNQLSSFMEAYLTQRGKRDLFDDAEYFDACRRLSLMVGKRNITALFAKLYAEQMIAKVAVDSDDFVDDLPLSIPDLMLGYINELNRETAEGELDNRTLQKDAKTIAWECLKKTFRPGSTKLDNVVAVLDNQDSVNARLHHLEKRLRIIQISEPGRDKVRFALDPLAEYLAALYLVDSYGQDKDKWMEFINAAKSVPDLDAIQGFLLAVQDCCVSNPEDVSDFIVASLSELTGVVLTPSQESQRASIL, from the coding sequence ATGAATAAAATAAAATTAAATATATTTTTCAATATTTTTGGAATTTTTATCTTCTCTACAGGATTATCTTTAGCAAATATAAATAAAGCTTGGGGGGAAGAAATTAGCGATAGTATACTACAAAAATATGGAGAGAATGTAAATGAAATTGAGGATTACAGATTAAGTAAGTTTAATTTAGAAAATACTACAACCCAAAATATCGATCCAGTAGTTGAAAAATTAACAAGTTCAAATGCTAAAGTTCGCGCTGGTGCTGCAAATATTCTCAGCAGCGTAGATCGCAAATCGGTAATACCAGCACTTATCAAAGCTTTGCAAGACGAAAATAAACAAGTTCGCTCTAATGCTGCTCTTTCATTAGGAGAAATTGAAAAAAGCAATCCATCACCATCGATAGTTACAGCACTAAGCAAAGCTTTAAAAGATGAAAATGCAACCGTTCGTTATAGTGCTGCTTATGCATTAGGAAAAGTCGCAAAAGGAGGGTATCGAGCATATAAGAAAATTTATCAAGCAGTACCCGCACTTATTCAAGTTTTACAAGATGAAAATGCACAAGTTCGTTCAAGGGCGGCATTAGTTTTAAATCAGATAAAAGAAATAGAAAAACCAATTTTACAGAAGCAAGCAAAAGCTGTTGCCAAAGAAATACCCGCATTAAATCAAGCTCTAAGTCACAAAGATGCACAAGTTCGTCGCTATGCTGCCAAAGCTTTGGAAATTGCAGGCAAAGAAGCAGCATCATCGGTACAACCTCTTATCAAAGTTTTAAGAGATAAAAATTCACAAGTTCGTTCATCTGCTGCCAAAGCTTTGGGGAATATTGCAGATAAAGCAGCAGTAGAGCCACTTATTGAAGCTTTGGAAGATAAAAATTCACAAGTTCGTTCGTCTGCGGCTCAAGCTTTGGGGAGTCTTGCAGACAAAGCCGCAGTAGAGTCACTTATTGAAGCTTTAGAAGATAAAAATTCACAAGTTCGTTCGTCTGCGGCTCAAGCTTTGGGGCTTATTGCAGATAAAGCAGCAGTAAAACCACTGATTCAAGCTCTGAAAGATGAAGAAAAAGAAGTTCGTTCATCTGCGGCTGAAGCTTTAGGGCTTATTAAAGATAAAGCAGCAGTAAAACCACTTATCAAAGCTTTGGAAGACGAAGAGTCTGGGGTTCGCTTAACTACTAATATCGCTTTGGGCAGAATGGGGAAAACAGCAGCTCCAGCAGTACCAGAAATTATCCGAACTTTGAAAGATACAGATAGTATTGTTCGCTCTAATGCTGCTGAAATGTTGTCTTATGTAGGGAAAGACTACAGAAATCAAGCCGAAAAGCTATCCCATCAAGAGTTAGAAACTGGGATTGCTACCTTAGAAACAGCCTTAAAAGCGTTAGAAGCAATCAAAGAAAAATTTGAAGACGAGCAAGAATCTCTCAAAGCTGATTTAACCACATTAAAAAAAGAAAAAGACTCGCGCTTAACATCGCGGATATTTGAATGGATGGTAAAACATCCTTGGTTTGCAGCAACCATTATTTATCTAATATTCTTCCCGTTATTATGGTCAAGTTTATTATTAATACGTCCTCTATGGCTACTGAAACTCAATCAAAAACTTCAACCATTAAGCAACTTACAACTACCAGAAGCTCTTGGTGGTTGGACAATCTCTATTCCCGGAATCATCTTTTTACAACCATTCACCTATCATCCCCGAGTTTTAGATGCATGGGTAGCTACTAATATCAAAGTTGCTCGCGATAACTTCTCCGTTAAAAAGACAGTCAGCAATCGCGCCGAGCATATTTCTCTACCCGTCGTAGTTGATAAGAAAACCATCGCGAATTTCTCCGGTAACGATTTAAAAGCTTGCTTTGACAAAAAATTAACTAATATCCTAATTCACGCCGAAGGGGGTTCGGGAAAAACAAGTTTAGCTTGTCAATTAGCAAAATGGGGAATGTCAGATGACATCAATATTCGTCCTTCCAAACATCGGATGCTACCCATACTAATAGAACAAGAATTAGATATAGATGGTGAGGGGAATCAAGCTTTTATCCAAGAAATTTGCGGGCAGTTACAAGTTTTAATTGGTGAATCTGAAGTCATTCCCACCAAGTTAGTTGAAAACCTCCTACGTCAAAGGCGAATTTTAGTAATTATCGACCATTTTTCTGAAATGAGCTTTTCTACTAGAAAGCAAATTCGTCCCGCTTCTCCCAACTTTCCCGCTAATGCTCTAATAGTAACTTCGCGTTTAGAAGAATCTCTTGATAACGTTCCTAAAACAACTTTAAAACCTTTACGAGTATCGGGGAATCAACTTTCATCATTTATGGAAGCTTATTTAACCCAAAGAGGGAAGCGAGATTTATTTGATGATGCCGAATATTTTGATGCTTGTCGTCGTTTATCTTTGATGGTGGGTAAGCGCAATATTACAGCTTTATTTGCCAAACTTTATGCCGAGCAGATGATTGCTAAAGTCGCAGTTGATAGCGATGATTTTGTCGATGATTTACCACTGAGTATTCCCGATTTGATGTTGGGATATATTAATGAACTTAATAGAGAAACGGCTGAAGGTGAATTAGACAATCGTACTCTACAAAAAGACGCGAAAACAATCGCTTGGGAATGCTTGAAGAAAACTTTTCGTCCCGGTAGTACTAAATTAGATAATGTTGTAGCAGTACTTGATAATCAAGATAGCGTAAATGCAAGATTGCACCATTTAGAAAAAAGGTTGCGAATTATTCAAATTAGCGAACCTGGTAGGGATAAAGTTCGGTTTGCTTTAGATCCATTAGCGGAATATTTGGCTGCTTTGTATTTAGTTGATAGCTATGGGCAAGATAAAGATAAATGGATGGAATTTATTAACGCTGCAAAATCTGTACCGGATTTAGATGCAATTCAAGGTTTTCTTTTAGCAGTGCAGGATTGTTGTGTGAGCAACCCAGAAGATGTTTCTGATTTTATTGTCGCTTCACTATCTGAATTGACTGGTGTTGTTTTAACTCCTTCTCAAGAAAGTCAAAGAGCATCTATTTTATAA
- a CDS encoding sister chromatid cohesion protein PDS5 gives MNNSINIFFKFIQVSAISLGLSLTSINQASGALIEDSKLEKYANIRKRIETNKKVGVILRQTTPEAVNKLIEKLQSKDAEIRGGAASILGEVNQQQELVISALIKALQDENPIIRANAASSLGELLPFSESSESIITALTQALQDKNSLVRSKAISALKESTSILRGTKSISDQELLVPKLIRALQDKNPVVRANAASYLKEIVPSHKLLMASDIEARIFSRILLSLEKELPILTESLEDDSSEVRSSIAKVLEVMGEKAASAVPQLTETLKDDNSQVRISVAFALGKMKTKAASAVPQLAKTLKDDNSKVRSTTAWALGNIGEKSISAVPQLIQALEDDSSEVRSSTVFALKMIAEGYRNQVEKLSNKELEAGINNIEKAVKALDKITSADLKVTEKVFNKFKLSVQRTLTTLKKEKDSRLTSRIFEWMVKHPWFAATIIYLIFFPLLWSSLLLIRPLWLLKLNQKLQPLSNLQLPEALGGWTISIPGIIFLQPFTYHPRVLDAWVATNIKVARDNFSVKKTVSNRAEHISLPVVVDKKTIANFSGNDLKASFDKKLTNILIHAEGGSGKTSLACQLAKWGMSDDINIRPSKHRMLPILIEQELDVDAEGNQAFIQEICGQLQVLIGESEVIPTKLVENLLRQRRILVIIDHFSEMSFSTRKQIRPASPNFPANALIVNSRLEESLDNVPKTTLKPLRVSGNQLSSFMEAYLTQRGKRDLFDDAEYFDACRRLSLMVGKRNITALFAKLYAERMIAKVAVDSDDFVDDLPLSIPDLMLGYINELNRETAEGELDNRTLQKDAKTIAWECLKKTFRPGSTKLDDVVAVLDNQDSVNARLHHLEKRLRIIQISEPGRDKVRFALDPLAEYLAALYLVDSYGQDKDKWMEFINAAKSVNDLEAIQGFLLAVQDCCVSNPEDVSDFIVASLSELTGVVLTPSQESLITHGF, from the coding sequence ATGAATAATAGTATAAATATATTTTTTAAATTTATTCAAGTCTCTGCTATATCTCTGGGATTGTCTTTAACATCTATAAACCAAGCTTCAGGAGCATTAATCGAAGACAGTAAACTAGAAAAATACGCGAATATAAGAAAAAGAATTGAAACAAATAAAAAAGTTGGCGTTATCCTGCGACAAACAACGCCAGAAGCAGTAAATAAATTAATAGAAAAATTACAAAGTAAAGACGCTGAAATCCGTGGTGGTGCAGCCTCTATTTTAGGTGAGGTAAATCAACAGCAAGAATTAGTGATATCAGCACTCATCAAAGCTTTGCAAGATGAAAACCCCATAATTCGTGCTAATGCTGCTAGCTCATTAGGAGAATTATTGCCCTTTTCAGAATCATCAGAATCAATCATTACGGCACTTACTCAAGCTTTGCAAGATAAAAATTCATTAGTTCGCTCAAAAGCTATATCTGCTTTGAAAGAGTCAACATCAATTTTGAGAGGTACAAAATCGATTTCCGATCAAGAATTATTAGTACCAAAACTCATCCGAGCTTTACAAGATAAAAATCCAGTAGTTCGTGCAAATGCAGCCTCTTATTTAAAAGAAATAGTACCTAGTCATAAATTATTAATGGCATCTGACATCGAAGCCAGAATATTCAGCAGAATATTACTATCGCTTGAAAAAGAATTACCAATATTAACTGAATCTTTAGAAGACGATAGCTCAGAAGTTCGCTCATCTATAGCTAAGGTTTTAGAAGTAATGGGAGAAAAAGCAGCATCAGCAGTACCACAACTTACTGAAACTCTCAAAGACGATAACTCACAAGTTCGTATATCTGTTGCTTTCGCTTTAGGAAAGATGAAAACAAAAGCAGCATCAGCAGTGCCGCAACTCGCTAAAACTCTCAAAGATGATAATTCAAAAGTTCGCTCAACTACTGCTTGGGCTTTAGGGAATATTGGAGAAAAATCAATATCAGCAGTACCGCAACTTATTCAAGCTCTAGAAGATGATAGTTCGGAAGTTCGTTCATCTACGGTTTTCGCTTTAAAAATGATAGCAGAAGGTTATCGAAATCAAGTTGAGAAACTATCTAATAAAGAGCTAGAAGCTGGAATTAATAATATTGAAAAAGCCGTAAAGGCATTAGATAAAATTACATCAGCAGACTTAAAAGTAACCGAAAAGGTATTTAACAAATTTAAATTATCTGTACAACGTACTTTAACCACATTAAAAAAAGAAAAAGACTCGCGCTTAACATCGCGGATATTTGAATGGATGGTAAAACATCCTTGGTTTGCAGCAACCATTATTTATCTAATATTCTTCCCGTTATTATGGTCAAGTTTATTATTAATACGTCCTCTATGGCTACTGAAACTCAATCAAAAACTTCAACCATTAAGCAACTTACAACTACCAGAAGCTCTTGGTGGTTGGACAATCTCTATTCCCGGAATCATCTTTTTACAACCATTCACCTATCATCCCCGAGTCTTAGATGCATGGGTAGCTACTAATATCAAAGTTGCTCGCGATAACTTCTCCGTTAAAAAGACAGTCAGCAATCGCGCCGAGCATATTTCTCTACCCGTCGTAGTTGATAAGAAAACCATCGCGAATTTCTCCGGTAACGATTTAAAAGCGAGCTTTGACAAAAAATTAACTAATATCCTAATTCACGCCGAAGGGGGTTCGGGAAAAACAAGTTTAGCTTGTCAATTAGCAAAATGGGGAATGTCAGATGACATCAATATTCGTCCTTCCAAACATCGGATGCTACCCATACTAATCGAACAAGAATTAGATGTAGATGCTGAAGGAAATCAAGCTTTTATCCAAGAAATTTGCGGGCAGTTACAAGTTTTAATTGGTGAATCTGAAGTCATTCCCACCAAGTTAGTTGAAAACCTCCTACGTCAAAGGCGAATTTTAGTAATCATCGACCATTTTTCTGAAATGAGCTTTTCTACCAGAAAGCAAATTCGTCCCGCTTCTCCCAACTTTCCCGCTAATGCGCTGATAGTAAATTCTAGATTAGAAGAATCTCTTGATAACGTTCCTAAAACAACTTTAAAACCGCTACGAGTATCGGGTAATCAACTTTCATCATTTATGGAAGCTTATTTAACTCAAAGAGGAAAGCGAGACTTATTTGATGATGCCGAATATTTTGATGCTTGTCGTCGTTTATCTTTGATGGTGGGTAAGCGCAATATTACAGCTTTATTTGCCAAACTTTATGCCGAGCGGATGATTGCTAAAGTCGCAGTTGATAGTGATGATTTTGTCGATGATTTGCCGTTAAGTATTCCCGATTTGATGTTGGGATATATTAACGAACTTAATAGAGAAACGGCTGAAGGTGAATTAGATAATCGTACTCTACAAAAAGACGCGAAAACAATCGCTTGGGAATGCTTGAAGAAAACTTTTCGTCCCGGTAGTACTAAATTAGATGATGTTGTAGCAGTACTTGATAATCAAGATAGCGTAAATGCAAGATTGCATCATTTAGAAAAAAGATTGCGAATTATTCAAATTAGCGAACCTGGTAGAGATAAAGTTCGGTTTGCTTTAGATCCATTAGCGGAATATTTGGCTGCTTTGTATTTAGTTGATAGTTATGGGCAAGATAAAGATAAATGGATGGAATTTATTAACGCTGCAAAATCTGTGAATGATTTAGAGGCAATTCAAGGTTTTCTTTTAGCAGTGCAGGATTGTTGTGTGAGCAACCCAGAAGATGTTTCTGATTTTATTGTCGCTTCACTATCTGAATTGACTGGTGTTGTTTTAACTCCTTCTCAAGAAAGTTTGATTACACATGGTTTTTAA